A window from uncultured Desulfobacter sp. encodes these proteins:
- a CDS encoding HDOD domain-containing protein, protein MTNFQEMAQEIKNLTPIPAVTMSLLKVVEDPSKTMDDVTNIIQYDPAITADVLRSANSAYFGLKYPAETVSDAARMLGTNRLVELVLLKVASKIIQGPLGGYDMHEGALWQHSVASAIMAKQLAVQRGLSHPCSIFTAALLKDIGKTVMDKYVQNAYKKIHTLVINENFSFMEAERQVIGVDHAELGGMMARIWNFSPKMVMIINNHHLSQKGVAKDKETIVVYLADCICMMMGMGVGADGLAYRFHHQAVKEIGISADEISTIIANFIPQMKEVAQLLKMI, encoded by the coding sequence ATGACAAACTTTCAGGAAATGGCCCAGGAAATAAAAAACTTAACACCCATCCCCGCCGTGACCATGTCTCTTTTGAAGGTTGTGGAAGACCCCAGCAAGACCATGGATGATGTAACCAATATTATCCAGTATGATCCGGCCATCACCGCAGATGTCCTTCGAAGCGCCAATTCTGCATACTTTGGGTTGAAATACCCCGCTGAGACCGTTTCGGACGCGGCCAGGATGCTGGGCACGAACAGACTTGTGGAGCTTGTCTTGCTGAAAGTCGCGTCCAAAATAATACAAGGGCCTTTGGGCGGATATGATATGCATGAAGGGGCGTTGTGGCAACATTCAGTAGCCTCAGCCATCATGGCCAAACAGCTGGCGGTCCAACGCGGACTATCCCATCCGTGCAGCATATTTACCGCAGCTCTTCTCAAGGACATCGGTAAGACCGTGATGGATAAATATGTCCAAAACGCATATAAAAAAATTCACACTCTGGTTATCAACGAGAATTTCAGTTTCATGGAGGCGGAGAGGCAAGTAATTGGCGTGGACCACGCAGAGCTTGGCGGGATGATGGCCCGGATATGGAATTTTTCTCCCAAAATGGTAATGATCATCAATAATCACCATCTCTCCCAAAAAGGCGTGGCAAAGGACAAAGAGACCATAGTCGTCTACCTGGCCGACTGTATATGCATGATGATGGGCATGGGTGTTGGTGCAGACGGTCTGGCCTACAGATTCCACCATCAGGCCGTTAAAGAGATCGGAATTTCAGCAGATGAAATCTCAACCATCATCGCGAACTTCATTCCCCAGATGAAGGAAGTGGCACAGCTGTTAAAGATGATCTGA
- a CDS encoding chemotaxis protein CheD yields MKVSNQVDETITAPSIGSGIGLVVYDPEARVAGILHYMLPDASIDETNAKNQPLMFADTGIPALFKQAYILGAEKNRIRVFAAGGAQIINQEKEFNIGQRNYTALSKILTRENVSIWKQAVGGNFNRTVAIDIATGKIFLKTSGQGEVEL; encoded by the coding sequence ATGAAAGTCAGTAATCAGGTGGACGAGACCATTACGGCCCCCTCAATTGGTTCCGGTATCGGGCTTGTGGTATATGACCCGGAAGCAAGAGTGGCGGGAATTCTTCATTATATGCTGCCGGACGCTTCCATTGACGAAACCAACGCAAAAAATCAGCCGCTCATGTTTGCTGACACCGGGATTCCCGCATTATTTAAACAGGCATACATACTGGGTGCTGAAAAAAACAGAATCAGGGTTTTTGCTGCCGGAGGTGCCCAAATTATTAACCAGGAAAAGGAATTTAATATTGGACAACGCAACTATACAGCGCTATCGAAAATATTGACCCGAGAGAATGTTTCCATCTGGAAACAGGCAGTGGGCGGCAATTTTAACCGGACCGTCGCAATAGACATCGCCACCGGTAAGATCTTTTTGAAAACTTCGGGGCAAGGCGAGGTGGAACTATGA